Proteins encoded by one window of Cylindrospermum stagnale PCC 7417:
- a CDS encoding ABC transporter ATP-binding protein, with amino-acid sequence MAAVGIEVKDLNFIWPNGEQVIKSCSLEVPKGEFWMLLGTNGSGKSTLLRLLAGLLVPASGEIGVLPPVGFVFQNPDHQLVMPTVGADVAFGLVAEKLPPAAVRARVEEALGAVNLLALQRRPIYALSGGQKQRVAIAGAIARHCEVLLLDEPTALLDPDSQLDLVSGVRSLVKSRRITALWVTHRLDELNYCDGAFLLEKGSLVDSGEAQRLKQRLMEVEKQ; translated from the coding sequence ATGGCGGCAGTAGGTATCGAGGTTAAGGATTTAAACTTCATTTGGCCTAATGGAGAGCAAGTGATCAAATCTTGTTCTCTAGAAGTCCCCAAGGGTGAATTTTGGATGCTTTTGGGTACAAATGGCAGTGGTAAATCAACGTTACTGAGACTGCTGGCGGGGTTATTAGTTCCCGCATCCGGCGAAATTGGGGTTTTGCCTCCTGTTGGCTTTGTGTTTCAAAATCCTGATCATCAACTGGTGATGCCAACGGTTGGTGCTGATGTGGCTTTTGGATTGGTGGCAGAAAAATTGCCTCCAGCTGCGGTGAGAGCTAGGGTTGAGGAAGCCCTAGGGGCGGTAAATTTGCTGGCCTTGCAACGACGCCCTATTTATGCTCTCTCTGGGGGACAAAAACAGCGAGTAGCAATTGCTGGTGCGATCGCCCGTCACTGTGAAGTCTTATTATTAGATGAACCCACTGCTTTACTAGATCCAGATAGCCAACTGGACTTAGTATCTGGTGTCCGCAGCCTTGTCAAAAGTCGGCGAATTACAGCTTTGTGGGTGACTCATCGCCTAGACGAGTTAAATTACTGTGACGGCGCTTTTTTACTAGAAAAAGGCTCACTAGTGGATTCGGGTGAAGCCCAACGCCTCAAACAACGTCTGATGGAGGTTGAGAAACAGTAG
- a CDS encoding NYN domain-containing protein, with the protein MSRSSLQAVLLVDGYNIIGAWPCLKKTRDSAGLEAARGELVETMTSYSSFQGYETQIVFDAQYQNSSSNKETITDLLSVYYTDFGQTADTYIEKSCASFRYQVAQSLISRVIVATSDRAQQLMVQGYGAEWLSAQQLCGEVEATVCRMRHKYQTRRKSQSRFLANAIDAQARQRLAELRMGLK; encoded by the coding sequence ATGTCCCGTTCTTCACTCCAAGCCGTCCTGCTTGTGGACGGCTACAACATAATAGGCGCTTGGCCTTGCCTGAAAAAAACTCGTGATAGCGCTGGACTAGAGGCCGCACGTGGGGAATTGGTCGAAACGATGACGAGTTATAGCTCATTTCAAGGTTATGAAACTCAAATTGTTTTTGACGCCCAATATCAAAACTCCTCTAGTAACAAAGAAACTATCACAGATCTTTTATCAGTTTATTACACCGATTTCGGGCAGACCGCAGATACCTACATTGAAAAATCCTGTGCGTCTTTCCGCTATCAAGTAGCTCAATCTTTGATTTCTCGCGTGATTGTTGCCACATCAGATCGAGCACAGCAGCTGATGGTACAGGGTTATGGGGCTGAATGGTTATCGGCACAACAACTCTGTGGTGAAGTGGAAGCCACTGTTTGTCGAATGCGGCACAAGTATCAAACACGTAGAAAATCTCAAAGCAGATTTTTAGCCAATGCTATCGATGCTCAAGCGCGACAGCGTCTGGCCGAGTTGCGAATGGGATTAAAGTAA
- a CDS encoding carbon dioxide-concentrating mechanism protein CcmK — translation MSLQAVGSLETKGFPAVLAAADAMVKAGRVTLVGYIRVGSARFTINIRGDVSEVKAAMAAGVDAVEKVYGGTLESWVIIPRPHENVEAVLPISYTEEVQQYRDSVENPIVRSGNGR, via the coding sequence ATGTCACTACAGGCTGTTGGATCATTAGAAACTAAAGGTTTTCCTGCTGTGCTAGCAGCAGCAGATGCTATGGTTAAAGCCGGTCGAGTTACCCTAGTTGGTTATATCAGAGTAGGTAGCGCCCGCTTTACAATTAATATCCGTGGGGATGTATCTGAAGTTAAGGCTGCTATGGCTGCTGGTGTCGACGCTGTAGAAAAGGTTTATGGTGGCACTTTGGAATCATGGGTAATTATTCCTCGTCCCCATGAAAACGTCGAAGCCGTTTTGCCAATTTCCTACACAGAAGAAGTTCAACAATACCGAGATTCTGTAGAAAACCCCATCGTCAGATCTGGAAATGGAAGATAG
- a CDS encoding Crp/Fnr family transcriptional regulator, translating into MQIEVFSDIFPLMSTASPQTLEWLLNVAIEHEYPSGRAVVMEDAWGNAVYFLVSGWVKVRRTNGDDSVALAILGQGDFFGEMAVLDESPRSTDVIALSPVKLLSVSRERFIQILFKDPQLHHRMLQLMVRRLRQINLRLQMRSSPPAVKLAHTLVSLSDSYGHESAEGREIFNIPYKDLAEVTEISIEETAKIMEKLHEKGWIKINSANNIIYLVNFKQLMHLAGKV; encoded by the coding sequence ATGCAAATTGAGGTTTTTAGTGATATTTTCCCTTTGATGAGTACAGCCAGTCCACAAACTTTGGAATGGCTGCTCAACGTGGCAATTGAACACGAATACCCGTCTGGACGAGCTGTTGTGATGGAAGATGCTTGGGGTAATGCAGTTTACTTCTTAGTTTCTGGTTGGGTGAAAGTCCGGCGTACCAACGGGGATGATTCTGTTGCACTGGCGATTTTAGGTCAGGGAGATTTTTTTGGCGAAATGGCGGTTTTGGATGAATCTCCCCGCTCAACTGATGTCATTGCCCTTTCACCAGTGAAATTGCTGAGTGTTTCCAGAGAGCGTTTTATCCAAATCTTGTTTAAAGACCCTCAGTTACATCACCGGATGCTCCAACTGATGGTGCGGCGATTGCGGCAAATTAACCTGCGCTTGCAAATGCGGTCTTCACCACCAGCGGTCAAACTCGCCCATACCCTAGTTAGTTTGAGCGACAGCTATGGTCATGAATCAGCCGAAGGCAGGGAAATTTTTAATATTCCCTACAAAGATTTAGCAGAAGTGACAGAAATCAGCATTGAAGAAACCGCCAAAATCATGGAAAAGCTTCATGAAAAAGGATGGATCAAAATTAACAGTGCTAACAACATCATTTATCTAGTCAATTTCAAACAGTTGATGCATCTAGCTGGCAAAGTCTAA
- a CDS encoding HetZ-related protein 2 → MPTLKQSFEERNLTMAKHAANLAQHWRLRLAAECPEQSEAARESIILWLLGVDLNRFDLLNPKELEIAKQAMEYRWRILHQRYLGIGRERAYRNLILRLGSLVTLRNKIQTWVSLSRDRQRSVMDVLQEVLQELLQSDHYMQQQMACIAEFASDRRLQDTMLFASIEEYCLRPVRNQPLLVYRFVNYLRRTQRGGLTQVPASDLIRLVSEEVLTEDSDNRINLVDSQAIAEYQEARQLEEQQALRQAVHQQLSNYLRQNLGQEAVEWLRLYLQGKTQEEIAKKLNKPIKEVYRLREKISYHAVRVFALKSKPKLVDNWLSISLQEHNLGLTQNKWQQLDQQLTPVERQILDLRRAGNSIEATAQQLKLKTHQVLGEWTKIYLAAQALRTQD, encoded by the coding sequence ATGCCAACTTTAAAACAGAGTTTCGAGGAGCGCAATCTCACTATGGCAAAGCATGCGGCAAACCTGGCGCAACATTGGCGGCTTCGGCTGGCTGCGGAATGTCCAGAACAAAGTGAGGCAGCCAGAGAAAGTATTATTCTCTGGCTTTTGGGAGTAGATTTAAACCGGTTTGATTTGCTCAATCCTAAAGAACTGGAGATTGCCAAGCAAGCAATGGAATATCGCTGGCGGATTTTACACCAGCGCTATCTGGGAATAGGACGAGAACGCGCTTATCGTAACCTGATACTTCGGTTGGGGAGTTTAGTAACATTACGCAATAAAATTCAGACTTGGGTTTCTCTCAGTCGCGATCGCCAGCGCAGTGTCATGGATGTACTGCAAGAAGTACTCCAAGAATTACTGCAAAGTGATCACTATATGCAGCAACAAATGGCTTGTATTGCAGAATTTGCCAGTGATAGACGATTGCAAGATACTATGTTGTTTGCCAGCATAGAAGAGTATTGTTTGCGGCCAGTACGCAATCAACCCCTACTGGTTTACCGCTTTGTCAACTACCTGCGCCGCACTCAGCGTGGTGGCTTAACTCAAGTGCCTGCCAGTGATTTGATTAGGCTAGTTTCCGAAGAAGTTCTCACAGAAGATAGTGATAATAGGATTAACTTAGTCGATAGTCAGGCGATCGCAGAATATCAAGAGGCACGACAACTAGAAGAGCAACAGGCCCTGCGTCAGGCAGTACATCAGCAATTGTCAAATTATTTACGCCAAAATCTGGGGCAAGAGGCAGTGGAGTGGCTACGACTGTATCTGCAAGGGAAAACCCAGGAAGAGATTGCCAAGAAACTAAATAAGCCCATTAAGGAAGTATATCGGCTGCGAGAAAAAATTAGCTACCACGCGGTGCGCGTCTTTGCTCTCAAAAGTAAACCAAAACTTGTGGATAACTGGCTCTCAATTTCCTTACAAGAACATAACTTAGGGCTAACACAAAACAAATGGCAGCAACTTGATCAACAATTGACTCCTGTGGAGCGGCAGATTCTAGATTTGCGGAGAGCAGGCAACTCAATAGAAGCAACAGCCCAACAGTTAAAACTTAAAACCCATCAGGTGCTCGGTGAATGGACTAAAATCTATCTCGCAGCCCAAGCTTTAAGAACTCAGGATTAA
- a CDS encoding 2-phosphosulfolactate phosphatase family protein: MKLFIYHTPELTPTDQAPECAIAVDVLRATSTMATVLAAGGEAVQVFSDLDQLVEVSEKWPPEKRLRAGERGGAKVAGFELGNSPLDCTPELVQGRRLFISTTNGTRALQRIQEAPIVLAAALINRAAVVKFLLEKQPETVWIVGSGWEGSFSLEDTVCAGAIAHSIWKESHASLEDLTGNDEVASAIALYSQWQNDLLGLFHQASHGKRLLRLECLDDLKYCSQTDILDILPIQHEPGVLKSQSK; encoded by the coding sequence GTGAAGCTATTTATATACCACACTCCGGAATTGACGCCAACTGATCAAGCACCAGAATGCGCGATCGCCGTCGATGTCTTGCGGGCCACTAGCACAATGGCAACGGTTTTAGCGGCTGGAGGCGAGGCTGTGCAAGTCTTCAGCGATTTAGATCAACTCGTCGAAGTGAGCGAAAAATGGCCCCCGGAAAAAAGATTACGAGCTGGAGAACGCGGCGGTGCGAAAGTTGCCGGCTTTGAGTTGGGTAATTCTCCCCTCGACTGCACACCAGAACTAGTGCAGGGGCGGCGCTTGTTTATCAGCACCACCAATGGCACCCGGGCCTTACAACGAATACAAGAGGCGCCCATTGTCCTAGCAGCAGCCTTGATTAACCGGGCAGCGGTGGTGAAATTTCTTTTAGAAAAACAACCAGAGACGGTGTGGATTGTCGGTTCTGGCTGGGAAGGCAGCTTTTCTCTAGAGGATACAGTTTGTGCTGGTGCGATCGCTCACAGTATCTGGAAAGAATCTCACGCCTCTTTAGAGGATTTGACTGGTAATGATGAAGTTGCGAGTGCGATCGCTCTTTATTCTCAGTGGCAAAATGACTTATTAGGATTATTTCACCAAGCTAGTCACGGTAAGCGATTGCTGCGCCTGGAATGTCTAGATGATCTCAAGTATTGTTCCCAAACCGATATTTTGGATATTTTGCCGATTCAGCACGAACCAGGTGTTTTAAAAAGTCAGAGTAAATAA
- a CDS encoding BlaI/MecI/CopY family transcriptional regulator, with the protein MAPLPDYRPKQLSVGPLEAEILSLIWELGSATVKDVHDRILADPNRELAYTSVTTVLRRLTEKGWLACDKQGKAFYWRPLLTEQQAQMIKAHEQLQRFLAVGNPDVVAAFADSLDEAASEQIEAIAKRIQAARQAREEQ; encoded by the coding sequence ATGGCACCTTTACCCGATTACCGCCCAAAACAACTGTCTGTAGGTCCTTTGGAAGCAGAAATTTTAAGTCTTATTTGGGAACTTGGTTCAGCTACAGTCAAAGATGTACACGATCGCATTTTGGCTGATCCCAACCGCGAATTAGCTTATACTTCTGTTACTACCGTTCTGCGTCGGCTTACCGAGAAAGGTTGGCTAGCCTGCGACAAACAGGGAAAGGCTTTCTATTGGCGGCCATTACTGACAGAGCAACAGGCACAGATGATTAAAGCACACGAGCAGTTGCAGCGATTTTTAGCGGTGGGGAATCCTGACGTAGTGGCAGCATTCGCTGATAGTCTGGATGAAGCGGCCAGTGAGCAAATAGAAGCGATCGCTAAACGGATTCAAGCCGCACGCCAAGCGAGGGAGGAACAATGA
- a CDS encoding ATP-binding protein yields MTNGSLSSNPFVAGGTIKDFRLFVGREDELQAIASRMIGVQPTSINIVGDQRIGKSSLLYHFWLTWQQRVQDSRRFAVIYLSLRDGDCQTEMGFYEAVAQGLSNSVSGWQNRLNHALKGKSLNRQGFSDAIKQWKQQGKLPVLCLDDFESLLKHPQEFDNGFYDNLRSLMDDNALMLVITSRKKLDVYGSEHRFVSGFFNIGHSIDLQELTTDEAIKLVRLSSGSINSLPVLSIDEQNHAQQWGKRHPYQLQLAGFYLVEARQQNKSVKWAKEHFDKQLANFQSNSKKQRSRWLRWVVRDMPVRLGSFTKFIGASVGEVTNWVMGIGILLLVILVFAGVLHWNDVRDFVIEKLGIK; encoded by the coding sequence ATGACTAATGGTTCCCTTTCCTCTAACCCGTTTGTGGCTGGGGGGACGATTAAAGATTTCCGGCTGTTTGTAGGGCGTGAGGATGAACTACAAGCGATCGCATCTCGGATGATTGGTGTACAGCCGACAAGTATCAATATTGTTGGTGATCAGCGGATTGGTAAGTCTTCGTTGCTGTATCACTTTTGGCTAACTTGGCAACAGCGAGTGCAAGACTCTAGGCGTTTTGCGGTGATTTACCTGTCCCTACGGGATGGGGATTGTCAAACAGAGATGGGTTTCTATGAGGCGGTAGCGCAAGGTTTATCGAATTCTGTTTCTGGATGGCAAAACAGGCTGAATCATGCCTTGAAGGGTAAATCGCTGAATCGCCAAGGATTTTCAGATGCGATCAAGCAATGGAAACAGCAGGGAAAGCTACCTGTTCTTTGCTTGGATGATTTTGAAAGCCTTTTGAAACATCCCCAGGAATTTGATAATGGATTTTATGACAATTTGCGATCGCTAATGGATGATAACGCCTTAATGCTAGTGATAACTTCCCGCAAAAAGCTGGATGTTTACGGTAGTGAGCATCGTTTTGTCTCTGGGTTCTTCAACATTGGACACTCTATTGATTTGCAGGAACTCACTACAGATGAGGCTATCAAACTGGTGCGTTTGTCAAGTGGCTCAATTAATAGCCTACCTGTTTTGAGCATAGATGAGCAGAATCACGCCCAGCAGTGGGGAAAACGACATCCTTATCAGTTGCAATTGGCTGGCTTCTATTTAGTGGAAGCACGTCAACAAAACAAGTCTGTCAAATGGGCAAAAGAGCATTTTGACAAACAGCTTGCTAACTTTCAGTCTAATTCAAAAAAACAGCGATCGCGTTGGTTGCGTTGGGTAGTTAGGGATATGCCGGTGCGTTTGGGTAGTTTCACCAAATTTATTGGCGCAAGTGTGGGTGAAGTGACTAATTGGGTTATGGGAATCGGAATTTTGCTGTTGGTGATTTTAGTCTTTGCCGGTGTGCTGCACTGGAATGATGTTCGGGATTTTGTGATTGAAAAGCTGGGGATAAAGTAG
- a CDS encoding alpha/beta fold hydrolase, translated as MFPRFLPAAVGQLTEPASVSLAQSIESQAIATSLTTESITTTYIHQGSGVTPILLIHGFDSSVLEFRRLIPLLGEDNETWAVDLLGFGFTERLPGIAYSSNAIKTHLYYFWKTLINQPVILVGASMGGATAIDFTLTYPSVVQKLVLIDSAGLKGGSPLSKLMFPPLDSFATGILRNPKIRDRISRTAYKNPSLVSLDALYCGALHLQMPNWGQALIAFTKSGGYGAFRLDQLARIKQPTLILWGDADKILGTGDAQKFQKAIPQSKLIWIQESGHVPHLEQPQITAQHILEFRS; from the coding sequence ATGTTTCCAAGGTTTTTACCTGCCGCTGTTGGGCAATTAACAGAACCAGCCTCGGTTAGTTTAGCTCAGAGTATTGAAAGTCAAGCGATCGCTACTTCCCTAACTACTGAATCGATCACCACAACCTATATACACCAGGGAAGTGGCGTAACACCTATATTATTAATTCACGGTTTCGACAGTTCTGTTTTAGAATTTCGCAGGCTGATACCACTGCTGGGGGAAGATAATGAAACTTGGGCAGTGGATTTATTGGGTTTTGGCTTTACAGAAAGACTTCCAGGAATTGCCTATAGCTCAAATGCTATTAAAACCCATCTTTATTATTTTTGGAAAACCCTAATTAACCAACCAGTTATTTTGGTGGGTGCTTCAATGGGGGGTGCAACAGCGATTGATTTCACTCTCACTTACCCGTCCGTGGTGCAAAAGCTTGTGTTAATTGACAGTGCGGGTTTGAAGGGTGGTTCACCGTTAAGCAAATTAATGTTTCCGCCGTTGGATTCTTTCGCAACTGGAATTTTGCGTAATCCCAAAATTCGCGATCGTATTTCCCGCACCGCTTACAAAAATCCTAGCCTGGTTTCTCTCGATGCTTTATATTGCGGAGCATTACACCTACAAATGCCCAATTGGGGTCAAGCATTGATTGCTTTTACCAAAAGTGGTGGTTACGGTGCTTTTAGACTTGACCAACTCGCACGAATTAAGCAACCAACGTTAATTTTGTGGGGCGATGCCGATAAGATTTTGGGTACTGGGGATGCCCAGAAGTTTCAAAAGGCAATTCCCCAGAGTAAACTTATTTGGATTCAAGAATCTGGTCACGTTCCTCACCTAGAACAACCACAAATCACCGCCCAACATATTTTAGAATTTCGGAGTTAA
- a CDS encoding M56 family metallopeptidase, translating into MHLMMILIAVTVAWWLRTSGNADLGSWNLRWRRSLFLFLFPPLLIFMTANAVVCMGTQGKMGGMYTDSFSYVLALICLAFSAVLCIKLGFQGWKSVKSARDCPQVHLAGKQVRLLQTGALFAGQMGFWQPELVISQGLLQTLSPTHLESVLAHEQGHYHYRDTFWFFWLGCVRSCTAWLPNTEPLWEELLALRELRADSYAASQVDPLVLAESLLLVVTNSPVSSEVCCAALGSSSIGDRLEQRIEALLTPPEPTPEPQMLSWHNFLLAFLPLITVIFHA; encoded by the coding sequence ATGCATCTGATGATGATTTTAATTGCTGTGACAGTTGCCTGGTGGTTGAGAACTTCTGGGAACGCAGATCTTGGTAGTTGGAATCTGCGATGGCGGCGATCGCTATTTTTATTTCTCTTCCCCCCCTTGTTAATTTTCATGACAGCCAACGCCGTAGTCTGCATGGGCACCCAAGGGAAAATGGGCGGGATGTATACAGACTCCTTCAGCTATGTATTAGCTTTAATTTGTCTAGCATTTTCTGCCGTTTTGTGTATCAAACTGGGTTTTCAGGGATGGAAATCTGTAAAATCCGCCCGCGACTGTCCCCAAGTGCATCTGGCTGGTAAACAAGTCCGGTTATTACAAACAGGGGCTTTGTTCGCTGGACAAATGGGTTTTTGGCAACCTGAATTAGTCATTAGCCAGGGATTGCTGCAAACTCTCTCACCTACCCATTTAGAAAGCGTCTTAGCCCATGAGCAAGGGCATTACCATTACAGGGATACATTCTGGTTTTTTTGGCTGGGTTGTGTGCGTTCCTGCACCGCCTGGTTGCCAAATACAGAGCCTTTGTGGGAAGAACTTTTAGCTTTGCGAGAACTCCGGGCTGATAGTTATGCTGCATCCCAAGTAGACCCCTTGGTGCTAGCAGAATCGCTGCTATTGGTAGTCACAAACAGCCCTGTATCATCAGAAGTCTGCTGTGCCGCTTTGGGTTCTTCCAGTATAGGCGACCGTTTAGAGCAGAGAATAGAAGCTTTATTAACCCCACCAGAACCCACCCCAGAACCTCAAATGCTTTCCTGGCATAACTTTCTTTTAGCCTTCCTCCCTTTAATAACCGTAATTTTCCACGCTTAA
- a CDS encoding carbon dioxide-concentrating mechanism protein CcmK, translating into MPIAVGVIETLGFPAVLAAADAMVKSASVTIVYYGIAEGARLIVAVRGQVAEVQTAVTAGIAAGEEVHGGQVITHYIVPNPPENVETILPIHFTSKSEPFRIF; encoded by the coding sequence ATGCCCATAGCGGTTGGCGTAATTGAAACTTTAGGTTTTCCTGCTGTGTTAGCCGCAGCAGATGCAATGGTCAAGTCTGCCAGCGTTACCATTGTGTACTACGGCATAGCCGAAGGTGCTCGCCTAATAGTCGCCGTAAGGGGACAGGTTGCTGAAGTCCAAACAGCAGTTACAGCTGGCATCGCTGCTGGAGAAGAAGTTCATGGTGGTCAGGTAATCACCCACTACATTGTTCCCAATCCCCCGGAAAATGTGGAAACAATTCTACCAATCCACTTCACCTCAAAATCAGAACCTTTCCGAATCTTCTAG
- a CDS encoding M61 family metallopeptidase, with amino-acid sequence MTEVTAPRSNTQVQKTEPTIHYLVTMPQPETHLFEVTLHLAHYPLPILDLKLPVWTPGSYLVREYAKNLQDFAAFAGDKPLAWRKLSKNHWQIEKIGVSELSVSYRIFANELSVRTNHLDATHGYFNGAALFVRIPGWEGLPIRVTIAPPRPEWQVTTGLPQVAEEANTFLATDFDTLVDSPFEIGCHQLYHFEVLGKPHELAIWGQGNFQPQRMIADFQKIIEVEAQMFGGLPYQRYVFLLHLFSQAFGGLEHKNCCSLIYQRFGFRTQDKYDRFLQLVAHEFFHLWNVKRIRPIALEVFDYDQENYTPSLWFCEGTTSYYDLLIPMRAGIYDAKAYLHHLGKEITRYETTPGRKVQPLSESSFDAWIKLYRPDANSGNSQISYYLKGEMVSLLLDLLIRSHHRNQRSLDDVMLKMWQQFGQGEIGYTPEQLQAVIESVAGRDLADFFNRYLDSTEELPFDQYLEPFGLQLVGEEEEQPYLGVKTNTENGREMIKFVETDSPAQTAGIDAGDELLAIDGIKVGASQLSERLKDYQPNDMIQVTIFHQDELHTYSVTLAAPRPTKYQVKPVENPSPKQMENFAGWLGVPLASLR; translated from the coding sequence ATGACTGAAGTAACAGCACCTCGCTCCAACACCCAAGTTCAGAAAACTGAGCCGACGATTCATTACCTAGTGACAATGCCTCAACCAGAAACCCATCTGTTTGAGGTGACTTTACACCTTGCTCACTACCCGTTGCCGATTCTCGATTTGAAACTGCCAGTGTGGACACCAGGTTCTTACCTAGTGCGAGAATACGCTAAGAACTTACAAGATTTTGCCGCTTTTGCGGGAGATAAACCTTTGGCTTGGCGGAAACTTAGTAAAAATCACTGGCAGATAGAGAAAATAGGTGTTTCAGAATTAAGCGTAAGTTATCGCATTTTTGCGAATGAGCTTTCGGTACGTACAAATCACTTGGATGCTACCCACGGCTATTTTAATGGTGCGGCACTGTTTGTGAGAATACCGGGTTGGGAGGGGCTACCAATTCGCGTTACTATTGCACCACCGCGCCCAGAATGGCAGGTAACTACTGGTTTACCACAAGTTGCTGAGGAAGCTAATACTTTCTTGGCTACGGATTTTGATACTCTTGTGGATAGTCCGTTCGAGATTGGTTGCCACCAGTTATATCACTTTGAGGTATTGGGCAAACCCCATGAATTGGCAATCTGGGGACAGGGAAATTTCCAACCGCAGCGGATGATTGCGGATTTCCAGAAAATTATCGAAGTGGAAGCGCAGATGTTTGGCGGTTTGCCATATCAACGATATGTGTTTCTGCTACATTTATTTAGCCAAGCTTTTGGCGGGTTGGAGCATAAAAACTGCTGTTCGTTAATTTACCAGCGTTTTGGGTTTCGCACTCAGGATAAGTACGATCGCTTTTTGCAGTTAGTAGCGCACGAGTTTTTTCACTTGTGGAATGTGAAGCGAATCCGCCCAATCGCCCTAGAAGTTTTTGATTACGACCAGGAAAACTATACACCATCCCTGTGGTTCTGTGAGGGAACTACGAGTTACTATGACTTGTTAATTCCAATGCGTGCGGGAATTTATGATGCTAAGGCGTATTTGCATCATTTGGGCAAGGAAATTACTAGATATGAAACGACACCAGGGCGCAAAGTCCAACCCCTCTCTGAGTCGAGTTTTGACGCTTGGATTAAACTTTATCGCCCAGATGCTAATAGCGGTAATTCCCAAATCTCCTACTATTTAAAGGGGGAAATGGTGTCATTGTTGCTGGATTTACTGATTCGGTCTCATCATCGCAATCAGCGATCGCTTGATGATGTGATGCTGAAAATGTGGCAGCAATTTGGACAAGGGGAAATTGGCTATACTCCAGAACAGTTGCAGGCTGTAATTGAATCTGTTGCGGGAAGGGATTTAGCAGATTTCTTTAACCGCTACCTGGACAGTACTGAAGAATTGCCCTTTGATCAGTATCTAGAACCTTTTGGATTGCAGTTGGTGGGGGAAGAGGAAGAACAACCTTACTTGGGTGTGAAGACAAATACAGAAAATGGGCGGGAGATGATTAAGTTTGTGGAAACGGATTCACCTGCACAAACAGCGGGAATTGATGCTGGGGATGAGTTGTTAGCAATTGATGGGATTAAGGTTGGGGCGAGTCAATTGAGCGAACGCTTGAAGGATTACCAACCAAACGACATGATCCAAGTTACAATCTTCCACCAAGACGAACTGCATACCTATTCTGTCACCCTTGCTGCACCACGTCCCACCAAGTATCAGGTAAAACCTGTTGAAAATCCTTCGCCCAAACAGATGGAGAATTTTGCAGGCTGGTTAGGTGTCCCGCTGGCAAGTCTTAGGTAA